In Drosophila yakuba strain Tai18E2 chromosome 2R, Prin_Dyak_Tai18E2_2.1, whole genome shotgun sequence, a single genomic region encodes these proteins:
- the LOC6529172 gene encoding zinc finger protein 93 isoform X2, with translation MEDLTKNIIFTNAINGQPATIQYQTADGTILKQPKIEGQKTEQQPTFYYTTNGNGGTVNLAQLATTDDNKTCYIAQPVGGYNYALVNGMPLNQGAALGIATVDAQGRIQIVNQNKPIAANTISNISFKCDVCSDMFPHLALLNAHKRMHTDGEQQQQQQHNTQSGGDSIAVVSAQGLVQAQNIIGNGQMGQIQIVSSDTLEPVQQSVMQQQQHESKASKCINCGSSILQQTKRKGPKQVRCESCMQAEQTAQQQQQLFVAPDGQMAHPVQIISTTPQAQAQLQQIVAAQTGGTTPKREASSGSGHHPVKKRNSQQMTKCQKCNGSGVVLLGQHSHASHSGVGGSAKQSVTVKTENPSKPFSCNICGGLFSRYSSLWSHKKLHSGEKNYKCSICGLAFAKAVYLKNHARIHTGEKPYKCQTCGMQFSQSPHLKNHERTHSGERPYVCGVCDKGFARHATLWNHRRIHTGEKPYKCEICGSAFSQAAHLKNHAKVHSGEKPYKCEICSAAFADRFALKRHRGIHQKYGQTAPRQTSSDGMIVHKQEIPDMDDEAQQEVIIGGL, from the exons ATGGAAGACCTTACCAAAAACATAATCTTCACAAATGCCATTAATGGGCAACCGGCCACAATTCAGTACCAGACGGCGGATGGCACCATTCTTAAACAGCCTAAAATAGAGGGTCAAAAAACGGAGCAACAGCCAACCTTCTATTACACGACAAAT GGCAATGGCGGTACCGTCAATCTTGCTCAGCTGGCCACCACAGACGACAATAAGACGTGCTACATAGCCCAGCCTGTGGGCGGCTACAACTACGCCCTGGTCAACGGTATGCCTCTCAACCAGGGTGCAGCTCTTGGCATCGCCACGGTAGACGCACAAGGCCGCATCCAGATAGTTAATCAAAACAAGCCAATTGCAGCT AACACCATATCCAACATCAGCTTTAAGTGTGATGTTTGCTCAGATATGTTTCCTCATTTGGCACTGCTCAATGCTCATAAGCGGATGCATACAGACggggaacagcagcagcaacagcaacataaTACCCAATCAGGGGGTGATTCTATTGCCGTGGTCAGCGCGCAGGGGCTTGTACAGGCACAAAACATCATTGGAAATGGCCAGATGGGTCAGATACAGATTGTGTCTTCTGACACGCTAGAGCCGGTTCAGCAATCTGtaatgcagcagcaacaacatgaGTCAAAGGCAAGCAAGTGTATAAATTGCGGAAGCTCTATATTGCAGCAGACGAAACGCAAAGGTCCAAAGCAGGTGCGCTGCGAGTCCTGCATGCAAGCTGAACAAACggcacagcaacaacaacagctctTCGTGGCGCCGGATG GTCAAATGGCGCATCCCGTGCAAATCATATCAACGACTCCTCAGGCCCAAGCACAACTGCAACAAATTGTTGCTGCACAGACTGGCGGTACGACACCAAAACGGGAGGCGAGCAGTGGGTCTGGCCACCATCCTGTGAAAAAACGAAATTCCCAGCAGATGACCAAATGCCAGAAATGCAATGGTTCCGGCGTGGTGCTATTAGGGCAGCACTCCCACGCTTCGCACAGCGGTGTGGGCGGATCGGCTAAGCAATCAGTTACTGTTAAAACTGA AAATCCGTCAAAACCCTTCAGTTGTAATATATGCGGCGGTCTATTTTCACGTTACTCAAGTCTGTGGTCACATAAAAAGCTGCACAGCGGTGAAAAAAACTACAAGTGCAGCATCTGTGGGTTGGCCTTTGCTAAAGCCGTTTATTTGAAAAACCACGCCCGTATCCATACGGGCGAGAAACCTTATAA ATGCCAAACCTGCGGCATGCAGTTCTCGCAGTCGCCACATCTCAAAAACCATGAACGTACGCATAGTGGCGAGAGACCATATGTGTGCGGTGTTTGCGACAAAGGATTTGCCCGCCATGCTACTCTTTGGAATCATAGGCGCATTCACACGGGCGAAAAGCCATACAAGTGTGAAATTTGTGGATCTGCATTTTCTCAGGCGGCGCACCTTAAAAACCACGCAAAGGTGCACTCCGGAGAAAAGCCCTACAAGTGCGAGATTTGCTCTGCGGCGTTTGCTGATCGTTTTGCACTCAAGCGTCACCGCGGTATACACCAAAAGTACGGCCAAACAGCACCTCGTCAGACCAGTAGCGACGGGATGATAGTGCACAAGCAGGAGATTCCTGATATGGATGATGAGGCCCAACAGGAAGTGATTATTGGTGGGTTATAG
- the LOC6529172 gene encoding zinc finger protein 93 isoform X1 encodes MEDLTKNIIFTNAINGQPATIQYQTADGTILKQPKIEGQKTEQQPTFYYTTNGNGGTVNLAQLATTDDNKTCYIAQPVGGYNYALVNGMPLNQGAALGIATVDAQGRIQIVNQNKPIAANTISNISFKCDVCSDMFPHLALLNAHKRMHTDGEQQQQQQHNTQSGGDSIAVVSAQGLVQAQNIIGNGQMGQIQIVSSDTLEPVQQSVMQQQQHESKASKCINCGSSILQQTKRKGPKQVRCESCMQAEQTAQQQQQLFVAPDGQMAHPVQIISTTPQAQAQLQQIVAAQTGGTTPKREASSGSGHHPVKKRNSQQMTKCQKCNGSGVVLLGQHSHASHSGVGGSAKQSVTVKTECLSCRNPSKPFSCNICGGLFSRYSSLWSHKKLHSGEKNYKCSICGLAFAKAVYLKNHARIHTGEKPYKCQTCGMQFSQSPHLKNHERTHSGERPYVCGVCDKGFARHATLWNHRRIHTGEKPYKCEICGSAFSQAAHLKNHAKVHSGEKPYKCEICSAAFADRFALKRHRGIHQKYGQTAPRQTSSDGMIVHKQEIPDMDDEAQQEVIIGGL; translated from the exons ATGGAAGACCTTACCAAAAACATAATCTTCACAAATGCCATTAATGGGCAACCGGCCACAATTCAGTACCAGACGGCGGATGGCACCATTCTTAAACAGCCTAAAATAGAGGGTCAAAAAACGGAGCAACAGCCAACCTTCTATTACACGACAAAT GGCAATGGCGGTACCGTCAATCTTGCTCAGCTGGCCACCACAGACGACAATAAGACGTGCTACATAGCCCAGCCTGTGGGCGGCTACAACTACGCCCTGGTCAACGGTATGCCTCTCAACCAGGGTGCAGCTCTTGGCATCGCCACGGTAGACGCACAAGGCCGCATCCAGATAGTTAATCAAAACAAGCCAATTGCAGCT AACACCATATCCAACATCAGCTTTAAGTGTGATGTTTGCTCAGATATGTTTCCTCATTTGGCACTGCTCAATGCTCATAAGCGGATGCATACAGACggggaacagcagcagcaacagcaacataaTACCCAATCAGGGGGTGATTCTATTGCCGTGGTCAGCGCGCAGGGGCTTGTACAGGCACAAAACATCATTGGAAATGGCCAGATGGGTCAGATACAGATTGTGTCTTCTGACACGCTAGAGCCGGTTCAGCAATCTGtaatgcagcagcaacaacatgaGTCAAAGGCAAGCAAGTGTATAAATTGCGGAAGCTCTATATTGCAGCAGACGAAACGCAAAGGTCCAAAGCAGGTGCGCTGCGAGTCCTGCATGCAAGCTGAACAAACggcacagcaacaacaacagctctTCGTGGCGCCGGATG GTCAAATGGCGCATCCCGTGCAAATCATATCAACGACTCCTCAGGCCCAAGCACAACTGCAACAAATTGTTGCTGCACAGACTGGCGGTACGACACCAAAACGGGAGGCGAGCAGTGGGTCTGGCCACCATCCTGTGAAAAAACGAAATTCCCAGCAGATGACCAAATGCCAGAAATGCAATGGTTCCGGCGTGGTGCTATTAGGGCAGCACTCCCACGCTTCGCACAGCGGTGTGGGCGGATCGGCTAAGCAATCAGTTACTGTTAAAACTGA ATGTTTGTCCTGCAGAAATCCGTCAAAACCCTTCAGTTGTAATATATGCGGCGGTCTATTTTCACGTTACTCAAGTCTGTGGTCACATAAAAAGCTGCACAGCGGTGAAAAAAACTACAAGTGCAGCATCTGTGGGTTGGCCTTTGCTAAAGCCGTTTATTTGAAAAACCACGCCCGTATCCATACGGGCGAGAAACCTTATAA ATGCCAAACCTGCGGCATGCAGTTCTCGCAGTCGCCACATCTCAAAAACCATGAACGTACGCATAGTGGCGAGAGACCATATGTGTGCGGTGTTTGCGACAAAGGATTTGCCCGCCATGCTACTCTTTGGAATCATAGGCGCATTCACACGGGCGAAAAGCCATACAAGTGTGAAATTTGTGGATCTGCATTTTCTCAGGCGGCGCACCTTAAAAACCACGCAAAGGTGCACTCCGGAGAAAAGCCCTACAAGTGCGAGATTTGCTCTGCGGCGTTTGCTGATCGTTTTGCACTCAAGCGTCACCGCGGTATACACCAAAAGTACGGCCAAACAGCACCTCGTCAGACCAGTAGCGACGGGATGATAGTGCACAAGCAGGAGATTCCTGATATGGATGATGAGGCCCAACAGGAAGTGATTATTGGTGGGTTATAG